The following DNA comes from Enterocloster bolteae.
ATAGAACGTATTTATGCTATAAATTGCTGAAAATGGTCTTGATTTTTAGAAAATGTTATGCTATATTGACAGTAGAAACACTAATCATCATTGATGAGTAGTGAGGGGGTTTATTCATTTAATCCAATATGATTTGCAAGAGAGGAGCAAAAATATGAAATTAGAGGGGAAGGTTACTATCATAACAGGGGCTGGTTATGGTTACGGGATGAGCCGTGGATTTCCCGAAGCATTTGCCAGAGAAGGTTCTCATCTCTCACTAAATTATTATGGCTGTGATGACATGAAAATGAAGTTATGGGCGCAGGATATGGAAAAGTTGGGTGTACGGGTAATTTTGGCGCCGGGAGATATATCACAGGAGGAAACAGCTGAAAGGTTAATACAGCGTACCTGGGAAGAATTTGGGCATATAGATGTTTTAGTCAATAACGCTGGGATTACAGGCCCTAAATCTATAGTTGACATGACAATTGAAGAATGGGACAGAATGATAGCTGTCAACTTAAGAAGTTTTTTTCTGACATGTAAGTATGTAGTACCGATTATGATGAAACAGAAAAGGGGCCGCATTATTAATATTGCTTCACAGATTGCCCAGAAGGGGGGGACGGATCATTGCCATTATGCAGCGGCTAAGGCAGGAGTCATAGGTTTGACAAAATCACTGGCATGGGATTTGGGCAAATTTGGTATTAATGTTAATTGCATTGCACCGGGTCCTATTAATACACAGATGATGGAAAGCGTATCAGATGAGTGGAGAAAAGATAAGATGAAGGATTTGGCTATACCACGTTTTGGAGAGATAGAAGAAGTTGTACCATCTGCTATATTTTTAGCCAGTTCACCAGATGGAGATTTATACACAGGGCAGACCTTGGGACCAAACTGCGGAGATGTGATGCTTTAATTGATGTTACCATGGCTGGAGAAAGGGATAAATATGAATGATGTCTTGTTGGAAATGAAGGAAATCAATAAGTCTTATTCAGGAGTTCAGGTACTCCATAATGTTAACCTGAAAGTGCGAAAAGGAGAAATCCATGCGCTTATGGGAGAAAATGGTGCTGGAAAATCCACACTTATTAAAATTATTACGGGTATTGTACAGGCGGATTCCGGAGAGAAGACATATAAAGGGGAACCATTGAATATCAGTCATCCTTCCCAAATATACCATTATGGCATTGGTATCGTTCATCAGGAATTTAACCTGCTTCCGGATTTAAATGTTGCACAAAATATATTTATCGCGAGAGAACCAATGAAGAAGTTTGGTTTTGTAGATGAAAAAAAATCAGATCAGGATGCACAGAAATTGTTAGACAGACTTCAGCTTAAGATTGATATACATAAGAAAGTCATTCAGTTGAGTGTGGCAGAACAGCAGTTGGTGGAGATTGCAAAGGCGCTTTCGTACGATTGTGAGCTACTTATTTTGGATGAGCCTACGTCAGCATTAGCGGACTCAGAGGCTGAGGTTTTATTTGGTATTCTGGAACATCTCAGAGAACAGGGAGTTGCCATTATATATGTTTCCCATAGGATGAGCGATATAAAACGGATTGTTGACAGGGTAACGGTTTTGCGTGACGGGCATTTCATTGGAGAGCACCTGCTGAGTGATATCACAGAAGAACAACTGATAAGTGAGATTGTGGGCAGGAAACTGGAGGCATATTTCCCAAAGAAGCCGAAATATAAGAGGGGTGAGCAGACACTGGAGGTTAAAGGGCTTTCTGTAAAAGGCTTACTGGAGGATATTAGTTTCGAGGCTTATAAGGGAGAAATATTGGGAATTGCTGGTCTCATGGGTGCAGGAAGGACGGAATTAGCTCATGCAATATTCGGAAAATTGCGCCCGACCGCTGGTGAAATTATTGTTCACGGAAAAAAACAAAAATTTGATTCACCTCAAAAAGCCATCCGGGCAGGAATAGGATATACCACAGAGGACCGGAAGAGGGATGGCTTAATGCTCAATCAGGATATCAAGAGCAACATCCTTATTTCATCATATGACCAACTTGTCAATTTTTGGGGGCTGGTGAAAGAAGGAATGGCTAACAGGAGAACAGATGAATATATAGAAAAAATGAATATAAAGACCACGGGCCGAAATCAGAATATCGGTTCTCTGAGTGGAGGGAACCAGCAGAAAGCAGTATTAGCTAAATGGTTAAGCGCCAATGTAGATATTTTCTTTTTTGATGAGCCTACCAGAGGAATAGATGTGGGGGCCAAGATGGAAATTTACCAATTAATGTATACTTTGGTGGAAAACGGTGTGACCGTAATCATGATATCGTCAGAGTTACCTGAAATACTGGGAATGAGCGACCGGATATTAGTAATGAGCCATGGAAAGTTAGCGGCAGATTTAGATATCAGTGAGGCAACCCAGGAAAAAATATATTATTACGCTTCACAAGAATAGGAGGGGATACGAATGAAAGAAAAGACGCAGCAATTATCGGCTACCCATATTGGGGTTACAAGATTAAAATCAATCCTGGGAAAAGCAAGTATTTTATTAGGGCTGCTGCTGTTATGCACATTCTTCTCTTTTACGGCCAGGAATTTCCTTACACAGAAAAACCTGCTGAACATAGCATTGCAGACCTCTATTATTGCAATCGTTGCCATTGGGCAGACTTATACTATTACAGGAGGCGGTATAGACCTTTCTGTGGGTTCTGTGGTAGGACTTTCAAGTATCGTGGTATCTATGCTGCTTGTGCATGATGTAAGTATTCCTATAGCAATTCTCATGGCTATTGCAGCAGGCTTGACTTGCGGGGCAATCAATGGATTTATCATTGCATATGGAGGAATTGCTCCCTTTATAGCAACACTAGGTATGCTGAGCATTGCCAGAGGTATTGTATATGTAGCTTGTGATGGAGTGCCTATTACCGGACTGCCATCGGAATTCAGTGTCCTGGGAGCAGGAAGAGCATTTGGAACCATTCCTGTTCCAATCATAATCCTGTCGGTATTGGCAGTTGTTATGGGAATCATATTTCATAAGTCTAAATTTGGCAGACATATTTTTGCTTTGGGAAGTAACGAAAATACAGCATACCTTTCTGGTGTAAATACAAAAAAGGTGAAGTTTATGATGTATCTGTGTTGTAGTCTTATGGCAGCAATTGCGGGTATAATCCTGACATCCAGGGTGATTTCTGGTCAGCCTAATTCTGGAGAAGCATATGAGACTGACGCAATTGCAGCAGCTGTAATTGGTGGTGCGAGCATGTCAGGAGGTCAGGGCAGTATAATAGGGACATTAATAGGCGCGTTAATGATGGGAGTTTTAAACAATGGACTTAATCTGCTGGGTCTATCTTATTTTTATCAGAAGATTGCCATTGGTATGGTAATTATCGCAGCAGTATACATTGATATGTTGAGAAGCAGGAAAAAGTAATAGAGGGGAGGGTAGAGAGAGTACAGAAGTCTGATATTGATGTGAGTGTAGCAATGTTAATAATGTAAATGACAATGTGTAAAGGAGAGTAGCAAATGAAAAAAGTATGGGGTTTTACATTGGCGGCAGCACTGGTCATTAGTATGCTCGCAGGATGCGGAGCGCAGAAACAGGCGGAGGAAAAAAAGGATACAGCAGCGCAGACACAGGCACAGACGGAAAAGGAAAGCACTGCACAAAAGGAAAACGCTGCACCAACTGAGGCAAAAGAAGATGCGGAGAAGGTAATAGCGGTTATTCCGAAATCACTTTTGTTTGACTATTGGCAGTATGTAAGAATTGGGGCCCAGAGCGCTGGACTGGATGAAGGATATGCAATTGACTTCCAAGGGACCAGGACAGATACTGATTTGGAAGGTCAGGTAAAATTGGTTGAGGATTTTATACAGAGAGGTGTATCGGCTATTGTCATATCTCCTGTGAATCCCGATGGTATGGTACCAGTTCTGCAGCAGGCGGAGGATGCTGGTATTCCGGTTATTATTATGGATGGAAAACTAAATGCTGATTTTCCGCGTTCAACAGTAAGTACAAACGATGAAGCAGCAGGAAAATTTGCAGCGGAGAAATTAAAAGAGCTGGCAGGTGATGCAGGCGGAACGTTTGCAATTGTATCTGCAGTACCGGGCGCTGTACAGGAGGGCGGCAGGGAGAAAGGTTTTTCCGATGAACTGGGAACCTATCCAAATTACAAAATTATAGGTACATATTATGGTAAGGGAGACAGGAATCAGACTTATAATATCACACAGGATATACTGACGTCCAATCCTGATATTACCGGGTTCTATACGGTAAATGAAGGTTCATCGGCTGGTGTTACCCTCGGGGTGCGGGAGGGAGATTTAAAGGAAAAAATATTTGTTGCTTTTGACCCATCCACGGAAGTTCTTGACGCCATACGTGATGGTTATGTGGATGGTGCAGTGGCCCAGAATCCGTACCTGATTGGAAGAACTGCAGTGCTTAATGCCATCAAGGTATTGAATGGTGAAACAGTTGAGAAAAAGATTGATGTGCCGGTAACGTGGGTTACCATTGACAATCTGGATGATCCGGAAATTCAGAATGTATTGAAACCGGAAGAAGTCATTAAATAGAGGAGTAAGATTATGAGCAGAAGAGTGATTGATTTAACATTGGAAATTACAAGCAACATGCCGGCACAGGATGCGTTTCCAGGTAATATTTATGTACAGTTGGTATCCCATGAGGAATCCAGAAGGACGGAATCCGGTACACCTGAGGACCCGTTTACCTCTACGTGGAATTATATTGGCATGGTAGAACATATTGGGACGCATGTGGATGCCTTCTTTCATATGAATCCCAAAGGACTGAGTGTAGACAGAATGCCTCTGGATATGTTCTTCGGCAAAGCAGTCTGTTTTGATATGACACATATACCGGAACGCGGAGAAATTACAGCAGAAGATATGGAGAAGGCACAGGAGGCAACAGGAGTAAAAGTAGACGGTCATATAGTCCTTTTGGCTACAGGAATTCACGATAAGTATTTCCCGGACAAGAAGATACTGTCTGTGAATCCTGAAATAACTCCTGAAGCAGTTAAATGGCTTGCAGACCATAATTCCAGACTGCATGGTGTAGAGGGACCGTCAACAGATATTATGGATCTAAATCTGTTCCCGAGCCATCGGGCGTGCAGGAATCTGGGAATTACACATTATGAGTGGCTGATAAATCTTACGGAACTTATAGGAAAAGGAGAATTCATGTTCTATGGCGCTCCTCTGAAATTAAAAGATGGTTCAGGGTCTCCAGTACGCGCATATGCAGTAATAGAGGAATAGAAGGAAGGTAGTGGGATGAAATTTTTCTTGACTGGAGGTACAGGATTTGTAGGAATTAACCTTGCCTACCATTTAGCAGGACTGGGTGATGATGTAGTTATTTACGCGAACCAACCTCTTTTACAGCAGGCGGAAAAGATGTTTGGAAATTGTCCTGGTAAGGTCAGCTGGGTTTGTGGAGATGTATTGGACAAAGCACATATGGAGTCAGAACTGCTGACCAGTAATGCAGATGTGTTTATCCATGCCGCTGTAATAACACCGGGAAGGGAACGTGAAATAAAGCAGTTCGAGCAGATTTTTAGAGTAAACACTTTGGGTACAATTAACGCGTTGGAAGCCGCTAAAAATTGTGGGACAACCAGATTTATTTATGTGAGTTCAGTGGCGGTATATGGAACTTCGTCACAGGAATATGATCCCGTCCGGGAAACAGTACCATTAAAGCCATCAAATGTATATGAAATCAGTAAGTTTGCGTCCGAACACATTGCCCTTCGTTACAGAGAATTATACAATATGGATGTCAGAGCCATTCGGTTAGGGGATGTCTTTGGAGCGTGGGAATTTGACACGGGGGTAAGAGATACGATGAGTGCTCCGTGTCAGACACTGAAGGCAGCTCTGGAACGACGCCATGCAATCCTGCCGAAAGAGGGGATGACAGGCTGGGTATATGTGAAGGATGTCGCAGCATCAATAACAGCATTGGCTAAGGCTGCACCCGGACAGTTAAACCATGTGGTATACAATAGCAGTTCTGTCTACCGATGGTCC
Coding sequences within:
- a CDS encoding 3-oxoacyl-ACP reductase family protein, whose product is MKLEGKVTIITGAGYGYGMSRGFPEAFAREGSHLSLNYYGCDDMKMKLWAQDMEKLGVRVILAPGDISQEETAERLIQRTWEEFGHIDVLVNNAGITGPKSIVDMTIEEWDRMIAVNLRSFFLTCKYVVPIMMKQKRGRIINIASQIAQKGGTDHCHYAAAKAGVIGLTKSLAWDLGKFGINVNCIAPGPINTQMMESVSDEWRKDKMKDLAIPRFGEIEEVVPSAIFLASSPDGDLYTGQTLGPNCGDVML
- a CDS encoding sugar ABC transporter ATP-binding protein, translating into MNDVLLEMKEINKSYSGVQVLHNVNLKVRKGEIHALMGENGAGKSTLIKIITGIVQADSGEKTYKGEPLNISHPSQIYHYGIGIVHQEFNLLPDLNVAQNIFIAREPMKKFGFVDEKKSDQDAQKLLDRLQLKIDIHKKVIQLSVAEQQLVEIAKALSYDCELLILDEPTSALADSEAEVLFGILEHLREQGVAIIYVSHRMSDIKRIVDRVTVLRDGHFIGEHLLSDITEEQLISEIVGRKLEAYFPKKPKYKRGEQTLEVKGLSVKGLLEDISFEAYKGEILGIAGLMGAGRTELAHAIFGKLRPTAGEIIVHGKKQKFDSPQKAIRAGIGYTTEDRKRDGLMLNQDIKSNILISSYDQLVNFWGLVKEGMANRRTDEYIEKMNIKTTGRNQNIGSLSGGNQQKAVLAKWLSANVDIFFFDEPTRGIDVGAKMEIYQLMYTLVENGVTVIMISSELPEILGMSDRILVMSHGKLAADLDISEATQEKIYYYASQE
- a CDS encoding ABC transporter permease — its product is MKEKTQQLSATHIGVTRLKSILGKASILLGLLLLCTFFSFTARNFLTQKNLLNIALQTSIIAIVAIGQTYTITGGGIDLSVGSVVGLSSIVVSMLLVHDVSIPIAILMAIAAGLTCGAINGFIIAYGGIAPFIATLGMLSIARGIVYVACDGVPITGLPSEFSVLGAGRAFGTIPVPIIILSVLAVVMGIIFHKSKFGRHIFALGSNENTAYLSGVNTKKVKFMMYLCCSLMAAIAGIILTSRVISGQPNSGEAYETDAIAAAVIGGASMSGGQGSIIGTLIGALMMGVLNNGLNLLGLSYFYQKIAIGMVIIAAVYIDMLRSRKK
- a CDS encoding sugar ABC transporter substrate-binding protein, producing the protein MKKVWGFTLAAALVISMLAGCGAQKQAEEKKDTAAQTQAQTEKESTAQKENAAPTEAKEDAEKVIAVIPKSLLFDYWQYVRIGAQSAGLDEGYAIDFQGTRTDTDLEGQVKLVEDFIQRGVSAIVISPVNPDGMVPVLQQAEDAGIPVIIMDGKLNADFPRSTVSTNDEAAGKFAAEKLKELAGDAGGTFAIVSAVPGAVQEGGREKGFSDELGTYPNYKIIGTYYGKGDRNQTYNITQDILTSNPDITGFYTVNEGSSAGVTLGVREGDLKEKIFVAFDPSTEVLDAIRDGYVDGAVAQNPYLIGRTAVLNAIKVLNGETVEKKIDVPVTWVTIDNLDDPEIQNVLKPEEVIK
- a CDS encoding cyclase family protein; this translates as MSRRVIDLTLEITSNMPAQDAFPGNIYVQLVSHEESRRTESGTPEDPFTSTWNYIGMVEHIGTHVDAFFHMNPKGLSVDRMPLDMFFGKAVCFDMTHIPERGEITAEDMEKAQEATGVKVDGHIVLLATGIHDKYFPDKKILSVNPEITPEAVKWLADHNSRLHGVEGPSTDIMDLNLFPSHRACRNLGITHYEWLINLTELIGKGEFMFYGAPLKLKDGSGSPVRAYAVIEE
- a CDS encoding NAD-dependent epimerase/dehydratase family protein, which gives rise to MKFFLTGGTGFVGINLAYHLAGLGDDVVIYANQPLLQQAEKMFGNCPGKVSWVCGDVLDKAHMESELLTSNADVFIHAAVITPGREREIKQFEQIFRVNTLGTINALEAAKNCGTTRFIYVSSVAVYGTSSQEYDPVRETVPLKPSNVYEISKFASEHIALRYRELYNMDVRAIRLGDVFGAWEFDTGVRDTMSAPCQTLKAALERRHAILPKEGMTGWVYVKDVAASITALAKAAPGQLNHVVYNSSSVYRWSIAQWCDMLAKRYYGFTYEIGTPSEANIKFHALMDNGMFDVSRLREDTGFISQYGCREAFEDYTSWADSYPDLVRQ